One Gadus chalcogrammus isolate NIFS_2021 chromosome 7, NIFS_Gcha_1.0, whole genome shotgun sequence genomic window, CTGCTTACAACTGTGCTCTAGAAGATGCTACTGCTATAGCTTCAGCTACAGCTACTGCTTGTGAATTGTATTCTATTCCTCAAAGGTGCTTGCTTGACTGCCTCGACAAACACCAACATCCCACTTTCGAATGTTGGCCCAAGTTCGTCCACGCTGATTCGCTGAGGGCTCCATGTTGTTTCAGGGCCTGGTCTGTCAGGGCTATGCTGATAATCGCAGTGGAGCAGAGCAAgaacggtggtggtggggttcaTTAGGCACACAGGATTAAGACAACCATCAACCCCTTACTTCTACCACAGACaaatacaaccacacacgcacacgcaaacacacacacacacacacgcacgcacacacatagacacagacacacacacacacacactgaaacatgcATAAATTCTGACGTTTGGCATGTCTCATCATGTATCGTACAGGCACCAGCCATACTAATCCTCATCTCATCAGAACAATCCCCACACATGAGGAAACATCCCATGTTCAAACAGTAATCCAATCTGAATGAGATCATCTCTCCAAATAATAGAAGCTGGTGGTTTAGGCCTTCAGGAACATATCTCGGActcagtgtgtgtatgattgggTTGAACGTTAACCAATGGTGGACTACCATTTGGATAAATGACAACCAAACGTTGTCCACCCAACAAAAATCCATTGTAAGGTGCAGTGGGTCTGTCGTTGTGCTGATGGCTACCATCAACCTGCCTGTGGAAATGACTGCTGCATTGCTTGTCTTGATTTATAGAAGACCATGAAACTTGGATATGTTAACGGATACCTATACTGTAGGCCCAATGTTACAGAATGCAACCGATATAAAGAGAACCAATATCCCATTTCAAATACACACCTATAGGCCAATAGAGGTGAGGGTGACAACGCTTTGGTAGAATTGGCTATGGAAGTGTACATCGCAGGCCTGTGTGCCAAAGCCCTTGTGTGGCTGTCCATCACCTACCACATAGGAGCTGCATCCAGGCGCAGGTCTTGTACACCGTGGAGGTgttgcagaagaagaagagcatcATGCAGGCGATGCAGCTAAGGGTCAGCACCATGGACATCAGGACGAACACCGACGCTGCCTTGAAAGCCCCGGACGGGATCGAGCTGAAGTCGGAGAAGCTCCCCACGCACGTGAGCTCCCGGTTGGGCGAGCCGGTGCCGACACAGTGGTGGAAGAGGCCGAAGTAGCCAGCCTGCGGCGTGTTGACGCTGTCCCCGATCCAGTAGGGCTGGATGAACACCACCACGTTGACGATGGCGAAGCAAATGGTGAAGATCGCCCACAGCACCCCGATAGCGCGGGAGTTGCGCATGTAGTTGTCATGGTAAATCTTGGAGGCTTCTTGCGAAggcaacatgtttttttcttttttctttcttcctctcttcccacTGAAAGGACCGCTCTCTCAATGGCTGAATGCTGTGCTGTGGTTTGGAGATGTCTGGTGGCCCTGCTGTGGCTTAATGAGCCCTTGTATCCAACATTTGTTAATTACCAATTGAGAATCCCCTGTTCTTTCCAGCGTTATTGTCATTAAGCGGGCCTTGCTGTCTTTCATAGGGTCCAACATACACTAACTAAACCATATGGggaccatttttttttacaacactGAGGGGCAATACATCAATCAAGTGAAATGCTACCGCACGTCAATAAAAACACCATACAGTATCTACGATGAATAATTTACAAAGACCAGGGATTAATATTGCTGTCTTAATGTTTCCTTTCCACGAGGCTACACCAGAAATGAAGCAATGAATCCATTGAAGAGGATATTCTATGCTTCACAGTCGacggggaggggatggggggtgtTAAAGCCGCGTTGCAAACTCATCCATCAGTCCAGTGCGTTCCTCATCATGCCCGTTATTATCGTTCCGGAGGAGAGATGCGCCTTGTTGCCTAGCGCCAGCGGTGGACCCCGATTTTCCATCCGAGGCATTCGCGGGGTGCTCGCCTCCACCGCTTCGGCAAATGGGAAGGTCAAGGCAGatttcaatcaaatcaaatacaaaaaaacaactcgCCAAATCAACAGCAAGCCTCTGTCAATTTCCAACAGTCCTTTGCTGTAAATCCGATATCCTCCGCCGTCCCGACTCCATTATCATCCTTTTTTTGTCGTAGCCTAcagtctctctccgtctctccctcactctctctctctctctctctctctctctttgtcctccCCCGCTTCGCCCCGCGGATCCCTCGTGCAGACAGCGCGACCGCAGAAGATGCTGATGCTGTAGCTACTGATGACAGAAGCGCTGTGCGTTAACGTTCACAGCTGCTCGGGAAATGTACACCAGCGAGTCTCCGCCTCCTTCTTTCCATCAAAAGTTGGGTTATGAAGTATTCTAATTATATAGTCGCTACAGTTAGGCCTACGTGAATAATTGGCTTAATAACTAATCGTCCGATTTGGATATGTTATTTTCAATCAATATAATAACCATAAAGCATTTTAAAAAGTTTAGGGTGCTGTAAGATTAAAGAGCAATAATTGTACTTTCATTAATTCGATTTGTCGCCTTGTCAatcgtgagtgagtgagtcaaaTGTGCTgtgaaaatacatttttcaaatcgACGCGGCCTCTGTATGAGCCAATTTAGATTTTAGACCGCTCCCGGGTCATTTGCGACAAATCAGGGCCTCgcttccctgattggttgaaaGAATTCACCTACCTTTCCATCAAAGATTTAACACTTCTGAATTGAGCTTACATTTATGGATCATGGAAGAAGCCGAGAGTTTACTTTGTGTTGTTTTACTAAATATTTCTCACTTCCACCTTCTGCATTCTCTCTTTATAACCCTTAAAtattacctacagcaccttcaaATATGAATTAGCATTATTATAGTACTGTTTCCTTTTacaaagacagaaagaaggcTATGAAAAGTTCTAGAATATAACCAGGAATCTTGGCTCATCCCTCCGACAGCCAAGAGTTTACAATCATTGAGGTTTAAGTGAATCCCCTGTTACAGCTCGAATCGAACAATATctgattaaaaaagaaaatgcttttgGCTGAGAGTTATTGACAGGAGCAGGGTTGTGTATCCCCATGGTTATGGCTCACGGCCATGTGATGTGTGACGTTATTTTAGCTGGTATGCATCGTTGATAACGAGGGATGTTGAAATGCACCACATGCCACGTTAGAGTGTCTGAGAAGCTCAACCCTTTGGAAGCAGACAACGACATTAAACGCTCCCCAGATGGTGATCCACAACGATATGTGGTGTTAAGTATAACCTCTTGGCTTGTTGTGATGTGGACATACACAGGGTTTTACACCGCCTTCTTGAATAACGCTATTATTTAAGTAACAGTGAGAAATTGGCAAATGTTCACTAACCTAAGTATCCCCAATGGGTCGGTTGACTGTTACACAAGGCACTGTGTGCGGGGTGTGGGCTTAGCTTCCCCAAGgggccacgggggggggggggcaagggccATACACAATTGCTGGCCACCCCCactgcccctcccccctaaTGAGTTGCATATTAATAATTTGCTTAGTAATATTAAAAGAATGGATAATATTGTACTGGTAAGAGTAGAAAATGTGTATGCTGAAATACTTTGGAAGTCACAACTGTAGATCACTAAACCCTAGAATCTCTAGGTCAGCGGAGAGATTACTATGTCAAGGCAGGCGTTGAACAGATTAAATTGGAAACGGTTGACTGTTAAGTCACTTCAGTCAAGCATTCATCATGTCTCAGTTCTTCAATAACAGAGTTATGTCCACTCTAACTGGCTGTGCATCTGTGTGATCTGACCAGctcggctggctggctgcgtaAGTGGAAGGTTTTTTTGGGAGTGTCCTTAGTGAGATTTTTTAAGCAAAGGGAGAGGGACAAGCTGCCCAGCAGTTCTTATTTGTAGTGTTACTTTAAATCTCCCCCACCATTGCTCAACTAACCTCTGGGCTGGTCTGGTCAACGGGCTGCTAATGCTTACCGCTGCACTCTTAGCACCGCTAAACACTTCAGTTGGCTCTTATTCTCGTCTTATTCTGTGTCTTTTGAaggttattatttattaaaagtTTCGTTTT contains:
- the LOC130385919 gene encoding LHFPL tetraspan subfamily member 4 protein-like translates to MLPSQEASKIYHDNYMRNSRAIGVLWAIFTICFAIVNVVVFIQPYWIGDSVNTPQAGYFGLFHHCVGTGSPNRELTCVGSFSDFSSIPSGAFKAASVFVLMSMVLTLSCIACMMLFFFCNTSTVYKTCAWMQLLCGVCLVLGCMIFPDGWDAEVIRDMCGEQTGKYSLGDCSVRWAYMLAIMGILNALFLSFLAFVLGNRQTDFYLDDLQTDNKDFAVSRIEVRDRLEPRYGVQRLH